The Sesamum indicum cultivar Zhongzhi No. 13 linkage group LG2, S_indicum_v1.0, whole genome shotgun sequence genome contains a region encoding:
- the LOC105155828 gene encoding oxysterol-binding protein-related protein 2A isoform X4: protein MDILGFGWVLFLISSFRESKSDDRRFYIFTATKTLHLRTNTKKERVAWIQALISTRSLFSLRPQTDNTPLLTRDLSISTERLKQRLLEEGIGEGLVKDCEQIMLSEFSGIKGQFQFLCEERSNLLDTLRQLEAANIEAEASGINDGEYQLMKHDYTNLARGKYSEWSTTESSDDVEKQDLEEASDEEEIHFFDTNEYFSELDCSSGSVGVDHMDDCGRLGNQTDNVDKLDAKKNATNSRYPHVERRKKLPDPIEKEKGVSLWSMIKDNIGKDLTRVCLPVYFNEPISSLQKCFEDLEYSHLLDQAYEYGKAGNSLMRILHVAAFAVSGYASSEGRHCKPFNPLLGETYEADYPEKGIRFFSEKVSHHPTLIACHCEGKGWKFWCDTNLKSKFWGRSIQLDPVGTLNLEFDDGEIFQWSKVTTSIYNLILGNIYCDHHGTMHIRGNRQYSCKLKFKEQSILDRNPHQVHGFVEDVKGKKVAQLFGKWDDSMYFVNGEGTGNVKDRSEASLLWTRNKPPENLTRYNLTSFAITMNELTPGLKEKLPPTDSRLRPDQRHLENGEFEKANAEKLRLETRQRMSRKLQEHGWKPRWFHRDDDGPFRYIGGYWEAREQGKWDGCPDIFGEISEDLVTSFQDS from the exons ATGGATATTCTTGGCTTCGGGTGGGTGTTGTTCTTG ATCTCGTCATTTCGTGAGAGTAAGTCTGACGACAGGCGATTTTACATATTTACGGCTACAAAGACGCTTCATTTAAGGACGAATACGAAGAAAGAACGAGTGGCTTGGATACAGGCTTTGATTTCAACAAGAAGCCTCTTTTCACTGAGACCGCAGACTGACAACACCCCGCTTCTAACTAGAGATTTGTCAATATCAACTGAAAGGTTGAAGCAGCGTTTGCTTGAGGAGGGCATTGGTGAAGGCCTTGTTAAGGACTGTGAACAGATCATGCTCTCAGAATTTTCTGGCATTAAAGGACAGTTTCAATTTCTCTGCGAGGAGCGTTCCAATTTATTGGATACATTGAGACAATTAGAG GCGGCGAATATTGAAGCTGAAGCCTCTGGAATTAATGATGGTGAATATCAATTGATGAAGCATGATTATACAAATCTAGCCCGTGGAAAATACAGTG AATGGAGCACTACTGAATCATCAGATGATGTTGAAAAGCAAGATCTTGAGGAAGCATCAGATGAGGAGGAAATTCATTTCTTTGACACAAATGAGTACTTTTCCGAACTGGATTGCAGCTCTGGATCAGTAGGTGTAGATCACATGGATGATTGTGGGAGATTGGGGAATCAAACTGATAATGTGGACAAGTTGGATGCaaagaaaaatgcaacaaACTCTAGATACCCACATGTTGAGAGAAGGAAGAAGTTGCCAGATCCAATTGAGAAGGAGAAAGGGGTCAGCCTATGGTCTATGATCAAGGACAACATTGGTAAGGATTTGACAAGAGTCTGTCTCCCGGTGTACTTCAACGAGCCGATATCGTCTCTGCAAAAATGTTTTGAAGACTTAGAGTATTCTCATCTTCTGGATCAGGCATATGAGTATGGGAAAGCG GGGAACAGTCTTATGAGGATTCTGCACGTTGCCGCTTTTGCTGTGTCTGGATATGCTTCATCAGAAGGTCGCCACTGTAAACCATTCAATCCCTTACTTGGCGAAACTTATGAAGCTGATTATCCAGAGAAAGGAATTCGCTTTTTCTCTGAAAAG gTCAGTCACCACCCTACTCTCATTGCTTGTCACTGTGAAGGTAAAGGCTGGAAATTCTGGTGTGACACTAAcctcaaatcaaaattttggggGAGATCAATCCAACTTGATCCAGTGGGAACTCTTAATTTAGAGTTTGATGATGGGGAAATCTTCCAATGGAGCAAG GTCACAACCAgcatctataatttaattcttggtaatatatattgtgacCACCATGGAACAATGCATATACGAGGTAATCGCCAGTACTCATGCAAACTCAAGTTTAAGGAACAGTCTATTCTAGATCGCAATCCTCACCAG GTTCATGGGTTTGTCGAAGATGTCAAAGGGAAAAAAGTAGCTCAATTATTTGGAAAGTGGGATGATAGcatgtattttgtaaatggAGAAGGAACTGGCAATGTGAAAGATAGGTCTGAGGCATCCTTATTATGGACAAGGAATAAGCCACCCGAAAACCTCACTCGCTATAACCTAACCTCTTTTGCTATTACAATGAACGAATTGACACCAGGGCTAAAG GAGAAGCTCCCACCTACAGATTCAAGACTGAGGCCAGACCAACGGCATCTGGAGAACGGGGAATTTGAGAAGGCAAATGCAGAGAAACTTCGACTCGAAACGCGACAGAGAATG TCGAGGAAATTGCAAGAACATGGTTGGAAACCTAGATGGTTCCATAGAGACGATGATGGACCCTTCCGTTACATTGGTGGGTACTGGGAAGCCCGAGAGCAAGGCAAGTGGGATGGATGTCCAGATATTTTTGGTGAGATCAGTGAGGATCTCGTTACTTCCTTTCAAGATTCCTGA
- the LOC105155828 gene encoding oxysterol-binding protein-related protein 2A isoform X2 produces the protein MRVKEMHPLCCITLESPGIGDGSPEPTLLRTGSAVNFSSGGSEVNAGGSDVSTSTSVAGILYKWTNYGKGWRSRWFTLRNNGVLSYSKTRRPDAPPGNDVILIGSATGRPPGGRTEKQTVGIVHLKISSFRESKSDDRRFYIFTATKTLHLRTNTKKERVAWIQALISTRSLFSLRPQTDNTPLLTRDLSISTERLKQRLLEEGIGEGLVKDCEQIMLSEFSGIKGQFQFLCEERSNLLDTLRQLEAANIEAEASGINDGEYQLMKHDYTNLARGKYSEWSTTESSDDVEKQDLEEASDEEEIHFFDTNEYFSELDCSSGSVGVDHMDDCGRLGNQTDNVDKLDAKKNATNSRYPHVERRKKLPDPIEKEKGVSLWSMIKDNIGKDLTRVCLPVYFNEPISSLQKCFEDLEYSHLLDQAYEYGKAGNSLMRILHVAAFAVSGYASSEGRHCKPFNPLLGETYEADYPEKGIRFFSEKVSHHPTLIACHCEGKGWKFWCDTNLKSKFWGRSIQLDPVGTLNLEFDDGEIFQWSKVTTSIYNLILGNIYCDHHGTMHIRGNRQYSCKLKFKEQSILDRNPHQVHGFVEDVKGKKVAQLFGKWDDSMYFVNGEGTGNVKDRSEASLLWTRNKPPENLTRYNLTSFAITMNELTPGLKYLMTDEGEAPTYRFKTEARPTASGERGI, from the exons ATGCGGGTGAAGGAGATGCACCCGCTGTGCTGCATAACGCTGGAGAGCCCAGGGATCGGGGATGGGTCGCCGGAGCCGACCCTTCTGAGAACTGGGTCGGCAGTGAATTTCTCCAGCGGTGGATCTGAGGTCAATGCCGGAGGATCTGATGTCAGCACCAGCACTAGCGTGGCCGGGATCCTCTACAAGTGGACTAACTACGGCAAGGGGTGGCGATCCCGGTGGTTCACGTTGAGAAACAATGGGGTCCTCTCTTACTCCAAGACGCGCCGCCCCGACGCGCCGCCTGGAAACGATGTGATTCTTATTGGCTCCGCCACTGGCAGGCCCCCGGGGGGGAGGACGGAAAAACAAACCGTCGGCATTGTCCATTTAAAG ATCTCGTCATTTCGTGAGAGTAAGTCTGACGACAGGCGATTTTACATATTTACGGCTACAAAGACGCTTCATTTAAGGACGAATACGAAGAAAGAACGAGTGGCTTGGATACAGGCTTTGATTTCAACAAGAAGCCTCTTTTCACTGAGACCGCAGACTGACAACACCCCGCTTCTAACTAGAGATTTGTCAATATCAACTGAAAGGTTGAAGCAGCGTTTGCTTGAGGAGGGCATTGGTGAAGGCCTTGTTAAGGACTGTGAACAGATCATGCTCTCAGAATTTTCTGGCATTAAAGGACAGTTTCAATTTCTCTGCGAGGAGCGTTCCAATTTATTGGATACATTGAGACAATTAGAG GCGGCGAATATTGAAGCTGAAGCCTCTGGAATTAATGATGGTGAATATCAATTGATGAAGCATGATTATACAAATCTAGCCCGTGGAAAATACAGTG AATGGAGCACTACTGAATCATCAGATGATGTTGAAAAGCAAGATCTTGAGGAAGCATCAGATGAGGAGGAAATTCATTTCTTTGACACAAATGAGTACTTTTCCGAACTGGATTGCAGCTCTGGATCAGTAGGTGTAGATCACATGGATGATTGTGGGAGATTGGGGAATCAAACTGATAATGTGGACAAGTTGGATGCaaagaaaaatgcaacaaACTCTAGATACCCACATGTTGAGAGAAGGAAGAAGTTGCCAGATCCAATTGAGAAGGAGAAAGGGGTCAGCCTATGGTCTATGATCAAGGACAACATTGGTAAGGATTTGACAAGAGTCTGTCTCCCGGTGTACTTCAACGAGCCGATATCGTCTCTGCAAAAATGTTTTGAAGACTTAGAGTATTCTCATCTTCTGGATCAGGCATATGAGTATGGGAAAGCG GGGAACAGTCTTATGAGGATTCTGCACGTTGCCGCTTTTGCTGTGTCTGGATATGCTTCATCAGAAGGTCGCCACTGTAAACCATTCAATCCCTTACTTGGCGAAACTTATGAAGCTGATTATCCAGAGAAAGGAATTCGCTTTTTCTCTGAAAAG gTCAGTCACCACCCTACTCTCATTGCTTGTCACTGTGAAGGTAAAGGCTGGAAATTCTGGTGTGACACTAAcctcaaatcaaaattttggggGAGATCAATCCAACTTGATCCAGTGGGAACTCTTAATTTAGAGTTTGATGATGGGGAAATCTTCCAATGGAGCAAG GTCACAACCAgcatctataatttaattcttggtaatatatattgtgacCACCATGGAACAATGCATATACGAGGTAATCGCCAGTACTCATGCAAACTCAAGTTTAAGGAACAGTCTATTCTAGATCGCAATCCTCACCAG GTTCATGGGTTTGTCGAAGATGTCAAAGGGAAAAAAGTAGCTCAATTATTTGGAAAGTGGGATGATAGcatgtattttgtaaatggAGAAGGAACTGGCAATGTGAAAGATAGGTCTGAGGCATCCTTATTATGGACAAGGAATAAGCCACCCGAAAACCTCACTCGCTATAACCTAACCTCTTTTGCTATTACAATGAACGAATTGACACCAGGGCTAAAG TATTTGATGACGGATGAAGGAGAAGCTCCCACCTACAGATTCAAGACTGAGGCCAGACCAACGGCATCTGGAGAACGGGGAATTTGA
- the LOC105155828 gene encoding oxysterol-binding protein-related protein 2A isoform X1, producing MRVKEMHPLCCITLESPGIGDGSPEPTLLRTGSAVNFSSGGSEVNAGGSDVSTSTSVAGILYKWTNYGKGWRSRWFTLRNNGVLSYSKTRRPDAPPGNDVILIGSATGRPPGGRTEKQTVGIVHLKISSFRESKSDDRRFYIFTATKTLHLRTNTKKERVAWIQALISTRSLFSLRPQTDNTPLLTRDLSISTERLKQRLLEEGIGEGLVKDCEQIMLSEFSGIKGQFQFLCEERSNLLDTLRQLEAANIEAEASGINDGEYQLMKHDYTNLARGKYSEWSTTESSDDVEKQDLEEASDEEEIHFFDTNEYFSELDCSSGSVGVDHMDDCGRLGNQTDNVDKLDAKKNATNSRYPHVERRKKLPDPIEKEKGVSLWSMIKDNIGKDLTRVCLPVYFNEPISSLQKCFEDLEYSHLLDQAYEYGKAGNSLMRILHVAAFAVSGYASSEGRHCKPFNPLLGETYEADYPEKGIRFFSEKVSHHPTLIACHCEGKGWKFWCDTNLKSKFWGRSIQLDPVGTLNLEFDDGEIFQWSKVTTSIYNLILGNIYCDHHGTMHIRGNRQYSCKLKFKEQSILDRNPHQVHGFVEDVKGKKVAQLFGKWDDSMYFVNGEGTGNVKDRSEASLLWTRNKPPENLTRYNLTSFAITMNELTPGLKEKLPPTDSRLRPDQRHLENGEFEKANAEKLRLETRQRMSRKLQEHGWKPRWFHRDDDGPFRYIGGYWEAREQGKWDGCPDIFGEISEDLVTSFQDS from the exons ATGCGGGTGAAGGAGATGCACCCGCTGTGCTGCATAACGCTGGAGAGCCCAGGGATCGGGGATGGGTCGCCGGAGCCGACCCTTCTGAGAACTGGGTCGGCAGTGAATTTCTCCAGCGGTGGATCTGAGGTCAATGCCGGAGGATCTGATGTCAGCACCAGCACTAGCGTGGCCGGGATCCTCTACAAGTGGACTAACTACGGCAAGGGGTGGCGATCCCGGTGGTTCACGTTGAGAAACAATGGGGTCCTCTCTTACTCCAAGACGCGCCGCCCCGACGCGCCGCCTGGAAACGATGTGATTCTTATTGGCTCCGCCACTGGCAGGCCCCCGGGGGGGAGGACGGAAAAACAAACCGTCGGCATTGTCCATTTAAAG ATCTCGTCATTTCGTGAGAGTAAGTCTGACGACAGGCGATTTTACATATTTACGGCTACAAAGACGCTTCATTTAAGGACGAATACGAAGAAAGAACGAGTGGCTTGGATACAGGCTTTGATTTCAACAAGAAGCCTCTTTTCACTGAGACCGCAGACTGACAACACCCCGCTTCTAACTAGAGATTTGTCAATATCAACTGAAAGGTTGAAGCAGCGTTTGCTTGAGGAGGGCATTGGTGAAGGCCTTGTTAAGGACTGTGAACAGATCATGCTCTCAGAATTTTCTGGCATTAAAGGACAGTTTCAATTTCTCTGCGAGGAGCGTTCCAATTTATTGGATACATTGAGACAATTAGAG GCGGCGAATATTGAAGCTGAAGCCTCTGGAATTAATGATGGTGAATATCAATTGATGAAGCATGATTATACAAATCTAGCCCGTGGAAAATACAGTG AATGGAGCACTACTGAATCATCAGATGATGTTGAAAAGCAAGATCTTGAGGAAGCATCAGATGAGGAGGAAATTCATTTCTTTGACACAAATGAGTACTTTTCCGAACTGGATTGCAGCTCTGGATCAGTAGGTGTAGATCACATGGATGATTGTGGGAGATTGGGGAATCAAACTGATAATGTGGACAAGTTGGATGCaaagaaaaatgcaacaaACTCTAGATACCCACATGTTGAGAGAAGGAAGAAGTTGCCAGATCCAATTGAGAAGGAGAAAGGGGTCAGCCTATGGTCTATGATCAAGGACAACATTGGTAAGGATTTGACAAGAGTCTGTCTCCCGGTGTACTTCAACGAGCCGATATCGTCTCTGCAAAAATGTTTTGAAGACTTAGAGTATTCTCATCTTCTGGATCAGGCATATGAGTATGGGAAAGCG GGGAACAGTCTTATGAGGATTCTGCACGTTGCCGCTTTTGCTGTGTCTGGATATGCTTCATCAGAAGGTCGCCACTGTAAACCATTCAATCCCTTACTTGGCGAAACTTATGAAGCTGATTATCCAGAGAAAGGAATTCGCTTTTTCTCTGAAAAG gTCAGTCACCACCCTACTCTCATTGCTTGTCACTGTGAAGGTAAAGGCTGGAAATTCTGGTGTGACACTAAcctcaaatcaaaattttggggGAGATCAATCCAACTTGATCCAGTGGGAACTCTTAATTTAGAGTTTGATGATGGGGAAATCTTCCAATGGAGCAAG GTCACAACCAgcatctataatttaattcttggtaatatatattgtgacCACCATGGAACAATGCATATACGAGGTAATCGCCAGTACTCATGCAAACTCAAGTTTAAGGAACAGTCTATTCTAGATCGCAATCCTCACCAG GTTCATGGGTTTGTCGAAGATGTCAAAGGGAAAAAAGTAGCTCAATTATTTGGAAAGTGGGATGATAGcatgtattttgtaaatggAGAAGGAACTGGCAATGTGAAAGATAGGTCTGAGGCATCCTTATTATGGACAAGGAATAAGCCACCCGAAAACCTCACTCGCTATAACCTAACCTCTTTTGCTATTACAATGAACGAATTGACACCAGGGCTAAAG GAGAAGCTCCCACCTACAGATTCAAGACTGAGGCCAGACCAACGGCATCTGGAGAACGGGGAATTTGAGAAGGCAAATGCAGAGAAACTTCGACTCGAAACGCGACAGAGAATG TCGAGGAAATTGCAAGAACATGGTTGGAAACCTAGATGGTTCCATAGAGACGATGATGGACCCTTCCGTTACATTGGTGGGTACTGGGAAGCCCGAGAGCAAGGCAAGTGGGATGGATGTCCAGATATTTTTGGTGAGATCAGTGAGGATCTCGTTACTTCCTTTCAAGATTCCTGA
- the LOC105155828 gene encoding oxysterol-binding protein-related protein 2A isoform X3 encodes MRVKEMHPLCCITLESPGIGDGSPEPTLLRTGSAVNFSSGGSEVNAGGSDVSTSTSVAGILYKWTNYGKGWRSRWFTLRNNGVLSYSKTRRPDAPPGNDVILIGSATGRPPGGRTEKQTVGIVHLKISSFRESKSDDRRFYIFTATKTLHLRTNTKKERVAWIQALISTRSLFSLRPQTDNTPLLTRDLSISTERLKQRLLEEGIGEGLVKDCEQIMLSEFSGIKGQFQFLCEERSNLLDTLRQLEAANIEAEASGINDGEYQLMKHDYTNLARGKYSEWSTTESSDDVEKQDLEEASDEEEIHFFDTNEYFSELDCSSGSVGVDHMDDCGRLGNQTDNVDKLDAKKNATNSRYPHVERRKKLPDPIEKEKGVSLWSMIKDNIGKDLTRVCLPVYFNEPISSLQKCFEDLEYSHLLDQAYEYGKAGNSLMRILHVAAFAVSGYASSEGRHCKPFNPLLGETYEADYPEKGIRFFSEKVSHHPTLIACHCEGKGWKFWCDTNLKSKFWGRSIQLDPVGTLNLEFDDGEIFQWSKVTTSIYNLILGNIYCDHHGTMHIRGNRQYSCKLKFKEQSILDRNPHQVHGFVEDVKGKKVAQLFGKWDDSMYFVNGEGTGNVKDRSEASLLWTRNKPPENLTRYNLTSFAITMNELTPGLKLI; translated from the exons ATGCGGGTGAAGGAGATGCACCCGCTGTGCTGCATAACGCTGGAGAGCCCAGGGATCGGGGATGGGTCGCCGGAGCCGACCCTTCTGAGAACTGGGTCGGCAGTGAATTTCTCCAGCGGTGGATCTGAGGTCAATGCCGGAGGATCTGATGTCAGCACCAGCACTAGCGTGGCCGGGATCCTCTACAAGTGGACTAACTACGGCAAGGGGTGGCGATCCCGGTGGTTCACGTTGAGAAACAATGGGGTCCTCTCTTACTCCAAGACGCGCCGCCCCGACGCGCCGCCTGGAAACGATGTGATTCTTATTGGCTCCGCCACTGGCAGGCCCCCGGGGGGGAGGACGGAAAAACAAACCGTCGGCATTGTCCATTTAAAG ATCTCGTCATTTCGTGAGAGTAAGTCTGACGACAGGCGATTTTACATATTTACGGCTACAAAGACGCTTCATTTAAGGACGAATACGAAGAAAGAACGAGTGGCTTGGATACAGGCTTTGATTTCAACAAGAAGCCTCTTTTCACTGAGACCGCAGACTGACAACACCCCGCTTCTAACTAGAGATTTGTCAATATCAACTGAAAGGTTGAAGCAGCGTTTGCTTGAGGAGGGCATTGGTGAAGGCCTTGTTAAGGACTGTGAACAGATCATGCTCTCAGAATTTTCTGGCATTAAAGGACAGTTTCAATTTCTCTGCGAGGAGCGTTCCAATTTATTGGATACATTGAGACAATTAGAG GCGGCGAATATTGAAGCTGAAGCCTCTGGAATTAATGATGGTGAATATCAATTGATGAAGCATGATTATACAAATCTAGCCCGTGGAAAATACAGTG AATGGAGCACTACTGAATCATCAGATGATGTTGAAAAGCAAGATCTTGAGGAAGCATCAGATGAGGAGGAAATTCATTTCTTTGACACAAATGAGTACTTTTCCGAACTGGATTGCAGCTCTGGATCAGTAGGTGTAGATCACATGGATGATTGTGGGAGATTGGGGAATCAAACTGATAATGTGGACAAGTTGGATGCaaagaaaaatgcaacaaACTCTAGATACCCACATGTTGAGAGAAGGAAGAAGTTGCCAGATCCAATTGAGAAGGAGAAAGGGGTCAGCCTATGGTCTATGATCAAGGACAACATTGGTAAGGATTTGACAAGAGTCTGTCTCCCGGTGTACTTCAACGAGCCGATATCGTCTCTGCAAAAATGTTTTGAAGACTTAGAGTATTCTCATCTTCTGGATCAGGCATATGAGTATGGGAAAGCG GGGAACAGTCTTATGAGGATTCTGCACGTTGCCGCTTTTGCTGTGTCTGGATATGCTTCATCAGAAGGTCGCCACTGTAAACCATTCAATCCCTTACTTGGCGAAACTTATGAAGCTGATTATCCAGAGAAAGGAATTCGCTTTTTCTCTGAAAAG gTCAGTCACCACCCTACTCTCATTGCTTGTCACTGTGAAGGTAAAGGCTGGAAATTCTGGTGTGACACTAAcctcaaatcaaaattttggggGAGATCAATCCAACTTGATCCAGTGGGAACTCTTAATTTAGAGTTTGATGATGGGGAAATCTTCCAATGGAGCAAG GTCACAACCAgcatctataatttaattcttggtaatatatattgtgacCACCATGGAACAATGCATATACGAGGTAATCGCCAGTACTCATGCAAACTCAAGTTTAAGGAACAGTCTATTCTAGATCGCAATCCTCACCAG GTTCATGGGTTTGTCGAAGATGTCAAAGGGAAAAAAGTAGCTCAATTATTTGGAAAGTGGGATGATAGcatgtattttgtaaatggAGAAGGAACTGGCAATGTGAAAGATAGGTCTGAGGCATCCTTATTATGGACAAGGAATAAGCCACCCGAAAACCTCACTCGCTATAACCTAACCTCTTTTGCTATTACAATGAACGAATTGACACCAGGGCTAAAG CTTATCTGA